In Acaryochloris marina S15, a single genomic region encodes these proteins:
- a CDS encoding DUF309 domain-containing protein — MEDLPPAFWQGVEEFNQGQYYACHDTLEALWMEATDPPKSLYQGFLQVSVACYHLGNKNWQGAVILLGEGIGRLQSYEPEFARLDIGTFVDVSANLLECLQQHGPEQVAIFSQLVLPAHQQSESAPQDASLITHLALLPKITTVE; from the coding sequence ATGGAAGATCTGCCTCCCGCTTTTTGGCAAGGGGTTGAAGAATTTAATCAAGGCCAATATTATGCGTGTCACGACACGCTTGAGGCCTTATGGATGGAAGCGACTGATCCACCCAAAAGCCTTTACCAAGGTTTTTTACAAGTTTCAGTAGCTTGTTATCATCTTGGCAACAAAAACTGGCAAGGTGCCGTCATCCTCTTAGGTGAAGGTATCGGTCGCCTGCAATCCTATGAGCCAGAGTTTGCAAGACTAGATATTGGAACATTTGTTGATGTCAGTGCAAACCTATTAGAATGCTTGCAGCAACATGGACCGGAGCAAGTGGCGATATTCAGTCAACTCGTTTTACCGGCTCATCAGCAGTCTGAGTCTGCCCCCCAAGATGCTAGCCTTATTACTCATTTAGCTTTATTACCCAAAATCACCACGGTAGAATAA
- a CDS encoding ferredoxin-thioredoxin reductase catalytic domain-containing protein, with protein MTQASGAQQATEKSLEAMRKFSETYAQRTGTYFCSDLGTTAVVIEGLAKHKDDLGSPLCPCRYYEDKEAEVAAAYWNCPCVPMRERKECHCMLFLTSDNPFSGDQQAITAEQIRAETDKF; from the coding sequence ATGACACAAGCTAGCGGTGCCCAACAAGCTACGGAAAAAAGCCTGGAGGCGATGAGAAAGTTCTCTGAAACCTATGCTCAGCGCACTGGAACTTACTTTTGCTCAGATCTTGGAACAACGGCTGTTGTCATTGAAGGTCTAGCCAAGCATAAGGATGATTTGGGTTCTCCTTTGTGCCCTTGTCGCTATTACGAAGATAAAGAAGCGGAAGTGGCAGCGGCCTATTGGAATTGTCCCTGTGTACCCATGCGGGAGCGTAAAGAATGTCACTGTATGTTGTTCTTGACCTCTGATAATCCCTTTTCTGGGGATCAGCAAGCCATCACTGCTGAACAAATCCGAGCTGAGACAGACAAGTTTTAA
- a CDS encoding FAD-dependent hydroxylase, with protein MASAQHTTKNTAVAEVNAPSHTSFDYDIAIVGGGIVGATLAAALKDTDLRVVVIEAQPHSVAIAKGQAYAIHLSSSRIYQGIGVWEAIAPQVEYFSQVHLSDGNCPSVVKFKPRDLGTSILGYVAEHRVLLKELLQFLETCEHVDWCCPAQVIATHYHAHGVEVQLAPSSCEAEEAHRPNAESLPQTLNVRMLVAADGSRSQVRQQAGITTQGWDYWQSCLVATIAPEKFHNHIAYERFWPSGPFAILPIANRQCRIVWTAPHAQAQALLELEEDQFLDLLQQRYGSQMGKLSLVGRRFLFPAKWMHSTQYMGHRLALVGDAAHTCHPVGGQGLNLGIRDAAALAQVLHTAHQAGQDIGNVQVLRQYQQWRRRQNWLALGFTDILNRVFSNRWFLVVQGRRLGLRTLQWITPLRILALRFMAGLSGRLPNLGQPK; from the coding sequence ATGGCTTCAGCCCAACACACCACGAAAAATACTGCTGTCGCGGAAGTTAATGCCCCGTCCCACACCAGCTTCGACTATGACATCGCTATTGTTGGGGGCGGAATTGTTGGCGCAACTCTCGCTGCGGCCCTTAAAGATACAGACCTGCGGGTGGTCGTGATTGAAGCGCAACCCCACTCGGTGGCTATTGCTAAAGGCCAAGCCTATGCGATTCACCTAAGTTCTAGCCGAATTTATCAAGGAATTGGTGTTTGGGAGGCCATTGCTCCCCAAGTCGAATATTTTTCCCAGGTTCATCTATCAGACGGCAATTGTCCCAGTGTTGTTAAATTCAAGCCGAGAGATTTAGGGACGTCTATCTTAGGCTATGTTGCAGAACATCGCGTTTTACTTAAAGAGCTACTGCAGTTTCTGGAAACTTGTGAGCATGTCGACTGGTGCTGTCCTGCTCAAGTAATAGCTACTCATTACCATGCCCATGGGGTGGAGGTTCAATTGGCACCCAGTTCCTGCGAAGCAGAAGAGGCCCATCGCCCTAATGCTGAGTCATTGCCCCAGACTTTGAACGTCAGAATGCTGGTGGCGGCAGATGGGTCGCGATCTCAAGTTCGTCAACAAGCCGGTATCACCACTCAAGGCTGGGATTATTGGCAATCCTGTCTAGTGGCAACCATTGCTCCCGAGAAATTCCATAACCATATCGCCTATGAGCGATTTTGGCCCAGTGGTCCTTTTGCCATTTTGCCGATTGCGAACCGTCAATGTCGCATTGTGTGGACTGCTCCCCATGCTCAAGCCCAAGCTTTATTGGAGCTAGAAGAAGACCAATTTCTAGACTTGCTTCAACAACGATACGGCTCGCAAATGGGCAAACTCTCTCTGGTTGGGCGCCGCTTCCTCTTTCCAGCGAAATGGATGCATTCCACACAATATATGGGTCATCGTCTCGCTCTGGTCGGTGATGCTGCCCATACCTGCCATCCGGTGGGAGGACAAGGTCTAAATCTGGGCATTCGGGATGCGGCAGCCTTAGCCCAAGTTCTGCATACTGCCCATCAGGCTGGTCAAGATATTGGCAATGTCCAGGTATTGCGTCAATATCAGCAGTGGCGGCGTCGCCAAAATTGGCTAGCGTTGGGCTTTACCGATATTCTGAACCGAGTATTTTCCAATCGGTGGTTTTTAGTCGTTCAAGGACGGCGATTGGGGTTGCGTACACTGCAATGGATTACTCCTCTGCGGATCCTAGCTCTTCGCTTTATGGCCGGACTGAGTGGCCGCTTGCCTAACCTAGGGCAGCCTAAGTAG
- a CDS encoding universal stress protein, whose translation MFHRLLITTDFTDGLHRLVKFIPELAQAGLQQIVFLHCVPFEDDRNIPKIDEEKLAMAQAKLSPALEHCPDNIEVQIELPTCSSSAGARAKAILAAVEKYQSELVMVGTSIHSLLNEKLFGSTTSELAPKTAVPLLILRPQLVSAYTEEEMALRCQHLLRYLLIPFDGSQSAQHVVDYVAAKAENRPPQSLDACMLCWVLEKSGRKEVSLLPKAKDCTKSLQALQQRLEDLKLQVNIDVRQGNAIAEIQTVALDFDISAIVVSSKHFGRLWELSIPSFAGEMVRRSWHPILFVPPA comes from the coding sequence ATGTTCCATCGACTTCTCATTACCACCGATTTTACCGATGGCCTTCATCGTCTCGTTAAGTTTATTCCTGAACTCGCGCAAGCTGGGTTGCAACAAATTGTCTTTTTACACTGTGTGCCCTTCGAAGACGATCGAAATATTCCCAAAATTGACGAAGAAAAATTGGCGATGGCTCAGGCCAAACTCTCTCCCGCATTGGAACATTGCCCTGACAATATTGAAGTCCAAATCGAATTGCCCACCTGCTCATCCTCAGCTGGAGCGAGGGCCAAAGCTATCTTGGCTGCCGTAGAAAAGTATCAATCAGAGTTGGTCATGGTAGGGACCTCGATTCATAGCCTCCTGAATGAGAAATTGTTTGGCAGTACCACCAGTGAATTAGCCCCCAAAACTGCTGTTCCTCTGTTGATCCTGCGACCACAGTTAGTGTCTGCCTATACGGAAGAAGAAATGGCGCTGCGCTGTCAGCATTTGTTGCGATACTTACTTATCCCTTTTGATGGCAGCCAATCTGCTCAACATGTGGTGGACTATGTCGCAGCCAAAGCAGAAAATCGGCCGCCTCAGTCTTTGGACGCCTGCATGCTGTGTTGGGTTTTGGAGAAATCAGGGCGTAAAGAAGTCTCCCTACTCCCGAAAGCCAAGGATTGCACTAAATCCTTACAGGCACTACAACAGCGGCTTGAGGATCTGAAGTTACAGGTGAATATTGATGTGCGTCAGGGAAATGCGATCGCAGAAATTCAAACCGTTGCTTTAGACTTCGATATCAGCGCTATTGTCGTTTCTTCCAAGCACTTTGGTCGACTCTGGGAGTTGTCAATTCCCAGCTTCGCTGGAGAGATGGTACGCCGAAGCTGGCACCCAATTTTATTTGTGCCGCCGGCTTAA